The following proteins come from a genomic window of Musa acuminata AAA Group cultivar baxijiao chromosome BXJ1-7, Cavendish_Baxijiao_AAA, whole genome shotgun sequence:
- the LOC135679639 gene encoding helicase sen1-like isoform X3, whose protein sequence is MGCHQRPFFDLNELPVEEEDENDDPLIYQSQKSLPDANLNSSNLLSPSEGCQGMLNNHTFSHASTGSGFQPFVRKNDLQKSKVLKLSGSESNANQTLTSIAASFEDDNKNSKLVSSGSQDVQTVEREDGEWSDMDGNIDQSVGITSSLHESLGAEFAEKQIVDEESEPDFVKADENSQNDSNSFVGTSDNEVGESLKNLQDNGSMVFETHRNTDFDSKVEVPADCVEESSVAKVKEVRGVEASHALRFANNPVKRPKLDEHKEAMLGKKRARQTVFINVEDAKRASTVKTTTPRRQTSFPAPIVTRPSKDSFRANNSVVDRSLERQNQPITKDQNQSDILGIEGSSLMEIDQKNELNGDVVSGGLVRSKKLNHNDCSSEIYAPPGPRQGPWKQSVDNRLLKNSAVSSRKPPVSGQGNTDQKLGTKRNSSSKRQISTNPQYQDTSVERLLREVTNEKFWHHPAEETELQRVPGHFESVEEYVRVLEPLLFEECRAQLYSTYEELQETITRDAHIMVRVKNVERRERGWYDAIVLPVHDCKWNFKEGDVAVLAYPRAGAARSSRRNSFAANEDDIEHEVNGRVVGTVRRHIPIDTRDPLGAILHFFVGDLYDSSSRMNDDHILRKLQPKSTWYLSVLGSLATTQREYIALHAFRRLNLQMQAAILKPSPEHFPKYEEQTPAMPDCFTQNFVDHLHRTFNGPQLAAIQWAAMHTAAGTNSGATKRQDPWPFTLVQGPPGTGKTHTVWGMLNVIHLVQYQHYYTALLKKLAPESYKQTIESNSESVISGSIDEVLQNMDQSLLRTLPKLCPKPRMLVCAPSNAATDELVARVLDRGFIDGEMKVYRPDVARVGVDSQTRAAQAVSVERRTEQLLLKSREEVAGWLHQFKVRESALAQEILSLQRDLSVAAAASRSQGSVGVDPDVLAARDQNRDVLLQKLAAAIENRDKVLVELSRLAILESKFRAGSNFNLEDARASLEASFANEAEIVFTTVSSSGRKIFSRLTHGFDMVVIDEAAQASEVAVLPPLSLGAARCVLVGDPQQLPATVISKAAGTLLYSRSLFERFQQAGCPTLLLSVQYRMHPQIRDFPSRYFYQGRLTDSESIANLADEVYYKDPLLRPYVFYDIMHGRESHRGGSVSYQNVHEAQFSLRLYEHLQKFVKASSGKKVSVGIITPYKLQLKCLQREFEEVLNSEEGKDIYINTIDAFQGQERDVIIMSCVRASNHGVGFVADIRRMNVALTRARRALWVVGNANALIQSEDWAALIADAKSRECFVDMENIPKEFLVLKGSAASPAKGSSNNMRNSRTGGQRQRHLDMLAGPKSGAQSEDEDKSSSFLPRNGGYRNLKFNAISLDLGHSNERSRDGSHYGVTRRQNTSVASRKEI, encoded by the exons ATGGGGTGTCATCAAAGGCCATTTTTTGATCTTAATGAGCTACCggtggaagaggaagatgagaatGATGATCCTCTCATCTATCAGTCCCAAAAATCTCTTCCAGATGCCAATTTAAACAGCTCAAATCTGCTTTCACCATCAGAAGGATGTCAAGGAATGCTGAATAACCATACATTCTCACATGCATCAACAGGTTCAGGTTTTCAACCTTTTGTTAGAAAAAATGACTTGCAGAAATCGAAAGTGCTTAAGCTATCTGGTAGTGAATCAAATGCCAACCAAACTTTGACTTCTATAGCTGCAAGTTTTGAGGATGATAATAAAAACAGCAAGCTAGTGTCATCAGGTAGTCAGGATGTCCAAACGGTTGAAAGAGAAGATGGCGAATGGTCTGATATGGATGGCAACATAGATCAAAGTGTAGGCATTACAAGCAGTTTACACGAGTCCCTTGGTGCTGAATTTGCAGAGAAGCAGATTGTGGATGAAGAAAGTGAGCCTGATTTTGTTAAAGCTGATGAGAATAGTCAGAATGATTCTAATAGCTTTGTTGGAACTAGCGATAATGAAGTTGGTGAATCTTTAAAAAACCTGCAAGATAATGGCTCTATGGTGTTCGAGACCCACAGAAATACAGATTTTGACTCAAAGGTAGAGGTACCTGCTGATTGTGTGGAGGAATCTTCAGTTGCAAAAGTAAAAGAAGTTAGAGGAGTTGAAGCCAGTCATGCTCTGAGATTTGCAAATAATCCTGTGAAAAGGCCTAAACTTGATGAGCACAAGGAGGCAATGCTAGGGAAGAAAAGAGCCAGACAAACTGTCTTTATAAATGTGGAGGATGCTAAGCGAGCGAGTACTGTGAAAACAACAACACCTAGAAGGCAAACTTCTTTTCCGGCACCTATTGTTACACGTCCCTCTAAGGATTCATTTCGTGCTAACAATTCTGTTGTTGACCGGAGTCTTGAAAGACAGAATCAGCCAATAACCAAAGACCAGAATCAATCTGATATCCTGGGCATTGAGGGTAGTTCACTCATGGAAATTGACCAAAAAAATGAATTAAATGGGGATGTAGTCTCAGGAGGTCTAGTTCGCTCTAAGAAGCTAAACCACAATGATTGCTCTTCGGAAATATATGCACCACCAGGTCCAAGGCAAGGTCCATGGAAGCAATCTGTGGACAACAGACTGTTAAAAAATTCTGCAGTGTCATCTAGGAAGCCTCCTGTCTCTGGGCAAGGTAACACAGATCAAAAATTGGGAACAAAGAGGAATTCTTCTTCCAAGAGGCAGATTTCGACAAACCCACAGTACCAAGATACATCAGTAGAACGCCTATTGAGGGAGGTGACAAATGAGAAGTTTTGGCATCATCCAG CAGAGGAGACGGAGCTGCAGCGTGTGCCTGGGCATTTTGAGTCTGTTGAAGAGTATGTGAGAGTCCTTGAGCCTTTGCTTTTTGAGGAATGCCGAGCGCAATTGTACAGCACCTATGAGGAGCTTCAGGAGACTATAACAAGGGATGCACATATAATGGTCCGTGTAAAAAATGTTGAAAGACGAGAAAGAG GGTGGTATGATGCCATAGTTCTTCCAGTTCATGATTGCAAATGGAATTTTAAGGAAGGTGATGTTGCAGTTTTGGCATACCCAAGGGCTGGTGCAG CCAGATCTAGTAGGAGAAATAGTTTTGCTGCAAACGAAGATGATATTGAACATGAGGTTAATGGACGTGTTGTGGGTACGGTTAGACGTCATATCCCCATTGACACACGTGACCCCCTTGGAGCAATTCTTCATTTCTTTGTTGGGGATTTGTATGATTCTAGTAG CAGGATGAATGATGATCATATCCTTAGGAAGCTTCAACCCAAGAGTACTTGGTATCTATCTGTCCTTGGATCCCTTGCAACTACTCAGCGTGAATACATTGCACTGCATGCATTTCGCCGTCTTAATTTGCAG ATGCAAGCTGCAATATTGAAGCCTAGTCCAGAACATTTCCCTAAGTATGAAGAGCAGACTCCTGCTATGCCTGATTGTTTTACTCAAAATTTTGTTGATCATCTGCATAGGACGTTTAATGGTCCACAGCTGGCTGCAATTCAGTGGGCTGCTATGCACACTGCTGCAGGTACAAACAGTGGAGCAACAAAGCGGCAAGATCCTTGGCCTTTTACGCTTGTTCAAGGCCCACCAGGCACTGGGAAAACACATACTGTTTGGGGAATGCTTAATGTCATTCATCTCGTCCAGTATCAGCATTACTACACTGCACTTCTCAAGAAACTTGCtccagaaagttataagcaaacAATTGAGAGCAATTCTGAGAGTGTTATTTCAGGATCAATAGATGAAGTCTTGCAGAATATGGACCAAAGTCTCTTACGCACTCTGCCAAAACTTTGTCCTAAACCAAGAATGCTTGTGTGTGCTCCTTCAAATGCTGCCACAGATGAGTTGGTAGCACGTGTTCTCGATCGTGGTTTCATTGATGGAGAAATGAAGGTCTATCGGCCTGATGTTGCTCGTGTTGGAGTAGATTCACAAACCAGGGCTGCACAGGCAGTTTCTGTTGAGCGAAGAACTGAACAGCTTTTGCTGAAGAGCCGTGAAGAAGTAGCTGGCTGGTTGCATCAGTTCAAAGTTCGTGAATCTGCTCTTGCGCAGGAAATACTTTCTCTGCAGCGAGATCTTAgtgttgcagctgctgcaagtcgGTCACAAGGATCTGTTGGTGTGGATCCTGATGTCCTGGCTGCCCGTGACCAGAATCGTGATGTGCTACTTCAGAAGCTTGCTGCAGCTATAGAGAACAGAGACAAAGTTTTGGTTGAGTTGTCACGCCTCGCTATTTTAGAAAGTAAATTTCGTGCTGGAAGTAACTTTAATTTGGAAGATGCTCGGGCCAGCCTTGAAGCAAGTTTTGCCAATGAAGCTGAAATTGTTTTCACAACAGTGTCAAGCAGTGGCCGCAAGATATTCTCTCGCCTTACTCATGGATTTGATATGGTGGTTATTGATGAGGCTGCACAGGCCAGTGAGGTTGCAGTCCTTCCGCCACTCTCACTTGGTGCAGCAAGATGTGTTTTGGTCGGTGATCCGCAGCAACTTCCTGCAACTGTTATAAGTAAAGCTGCTGGAACTTTGCTTTATAGCAGAAGCCTTTTTGAGAGATTTCAACAGGCAGGATGCCCAACTCTGCTATTGTCTGTACAGTACAGGATGCATCCTCAGATCCGTGATTTCCCATCACGATACTTCTATCAAGGACGCTTGACAGACAGTGAGAGCATTGCCAATTTAGCTGATGAAGTTTACTATAAAGATCCTTTATTGCGGCCTTATGTCTTTTATGATATCATGCACGGACGGGAATCCCATAGGGGTGGATCTGTCTCCTACCAGAATGTTCATGAAGCACAATTTTCATTGCGGTTGTATGAAcatcttcagaagtttgtgaaagCAAGTAGTGGAAAAAAGGTCTCTGTTGGGATAATTACGCCATATAAACTTCAGTTGAAGTGTCTTCAACGAGAATTTGAGGAGGTTTTGAACTCAGAGGAGGGGAAGGATATCTatatcaacactatcgatgcatTTCAGGGTCAAGAGCGTGATGTAATAATTATGTCATGTGTCCGGGCCTCAAACCATGGGGTAGGATTTGTTGCTGATATTCGACGCATGAATGTTGCTCTTACTCGTGCTAGGAGGGCGCTTTGG GTGGTTGGCAATGCCAATGCTCTCATTCAGTCAGAGGACTGGGCTGCTCTGATTGCTGATGCTAAATCAAGAGAATGCTTTGTTGACATGGAAAACATCCCCAAGGAATTCTTGGTACTGAAGGGGTCCGCTGCATCTCCTGCAAAGGGTTCCTCGAACAACATGAGGAATTCAAGAACTGGTGGGCAAAGACAACGACATTTGGATATGCTCGCTGGACCCAAGTCTGGAGCACAGTCTGAAGATGAAGACAAGTCAAGCTCTTTTCTGCCAAGAAATGGTGGCTATAGGAATTTAAAATTCAACGCGATATCTTTGGATCTGGGGCATTCAAATGAAAGGTCTCGAGATGGTTCTCATTATGGCGTTACGAGGAGGCAAAATACTTCTGTTGCTTCACGAAAGGAGATATAA
- the LOC135679639 gene encoding helicase sen1-like isoform X2 — translation MGCHQRPFFDLNELPVEEEDENDDPLIYQSQKSLPDANLNSSNLLSPSEGCQGMLNNHTFSHASTGSGFQPFVRKNDLQKSKVLKLSGSESNANQTLTSIAASFEDDNKNSKLVSSGSQDVQTVEREDGEWSDMDGNIDQSVGITSSLHESLGAEFAEKQIVDEESEPDFVKADENSQNDSNSFVGTSDNEVGESLKNLQDNGSMVFETHRNTDFDSKVEVPADCVEESSVAKVKEVRGVEASHALRFANNPVKRPKLDEHKEAMLGKKRARQTVFINVEDAKRASTVKTTTPRRQTSFPAPIVTRPSKDSFRANNSVVDRSLERQNQPITKDQNQSDILGIEGSSLMEIDQKNELNGDVVSGGLVRSKKLNHNDCSSEIYAPPGPRQGPWKQSVDNRLLKNSAVSSRKPPVSGQGNTDQKLGTKRNSSSKRQISTNPQYQDTSVERLLREVTNEKFWHHPEETELQRVPGHFESVEEYVRVLEPLLFEECRAQLYSTYEELQETITRDAHIMVRVKNVERRERGWYDAIVLPVHDCKWNFKEGDVAVLAYPRAGAARSSRRNSFAANEDDIEHEVNGRVVGTVRRHIPIDTRDPLGAILHFFVGDLYDSSSSRMNDDHILRKLQPKSTWYLSVLGSLATTQREYIALHAFRRLNLQMQAAILKPSPEHFPKYEEQTPAMPDCFTQNFVDHLHRTFNGPQLAAIQWAAMHTAAGTNSGATKRQDPWPFTLVQGPPGTGKTHTVWGMLNVIHLVQYQHYYTALLKKLAPESYKQTIESNSESVISGSIDEVLQNMDQSLLRTLPKLCPKPRMLVCAPSNAATDELVARVLDRGFIDGEMKVYRPDVARVGVDSQTRAAQAVSVERRTEQLLLKSREEVAGWLHQFKVRESALAQEILSLQRDLSVAAAASRSQGSVGVDPDVLAARDQNRDVLLQKLAAAIENRDKVLVELSRLAILESKFRAGSNFNLEDARASLEASFANEAEIVFTTVSSSGRKIFSRLTHGFDMVVIDEAAQASEVAVLPPLSLGAARCVLVGDPQQLPATVISKAAGTLLYSRSLFERFQQAGCPTLLLSVQYRMHPQIRDFPSRYFYQGRLTDSESIANLADEVYYKDPLLRPYVFYDIMHGRESHRGGSVSYQNVHEAQFSLRLYEHLQKFVKASSGKKVSVGIITPYKLQLKCLQREFEEVLNSEEGKDIYINTIDAFQGQERDVIIMSCVRASNHGVGFVADIRRMNVALTRARRALWVVGNANALIQSEDWAALIADAKSRECFVDMENIPKEFLVLKGSAASPAKGSSNNMRNSRTGGQRQRHLDMLAGPKSGAQSEDEDKSSSFLPRNGGYRNLKFNAISLDLGHSNERSRDGSHYGVTRRQNTSVASRKEI, via the exons ATGGGGTGTCATCAAAGGCCATTTTTTGATCTTAATGAGCTACCggtggaagaggaagatgagaatGATGATCCTCTCATCTATCAGTCCCAAAAATCTCTTCCAGATGCCAATTTAAACAGCTCAAATCTGCTTTCACCATCAGAAGGATGTCAAGGAATGCTGAATAACCATACATTCTCACATGCATCAACAGGTTCAGGTTTTCAACCTTTTGTTAGAAAAAATGACTTGCAGAAATCGAAAGTGCTTAAGCTATCTGGTAGTGAATCAAATGCCAACCAAACTTTGACTTCTATAGCTGCAAGTTTTGAGGATGATAATAAAAACAGCAAGCTAGTGTCATCAGGTAGTCAGGATGTCCAAACGGTTGAAAGAGAAGATGGCGAATGGTCTGATATGGATGGCAACATAGATCAAAGTGTAGGCATTACAAGCAGTTTACACGAGTCCCTTGGTGCTGAATTTGCAGAGAAGCAGATTGTGGATGAAGAAAGTGAGCCTGATTTTGTTAAAGCTGATGAGAATAGTCAGAATGATTCTAATAGCTTTGTTGGAACTAGCGATAATGAAGTTGGTGAATCTTTAAAAAACCTGCAAGATAATGGCTCTATGGTGTTCGAGACCCACAGAAATACAGATTTTGACTCAAAGGTAGAGGTACCTGCTGATTGTGTGGAGGAATCTTCAGTTGCAAAAGTAAAAGAAGTTAGAGGAGTTGAAGCCAGTCATGCTCTGAGATTTGCAAATAATCCTGTGAAAAGGCCTAAACTTGATGAGCACAAGGAGGCAATGCTAGGGAAGAAAAGAGCCAGACAAACTGTCTTTATAAATGTGGAGGATGCTAAGCGAGCGAGTACTGTGAAAACAACAACACCTAGAAGGCAAACTTCTTTTCCGGCACCTATTGTTACACGTCCCTCTAAGGATTCATTTCGTGCTAACAATTCTGTTGTTGACCGGAGTCTTGAAAGACAGAATCAGCCAATAACCAAAGACCAGAATCAATCTGATATCCTGGGCATTGAGGGTAGTTCACTCATGGAAATTGACCAAAAAAATGAATTAAATGGGGATGTAGTCTCAGGAGGTCTAGTTCGCTCTAAGAAGCTAAACCACAATGATTGCTCTTCGGAAATATATGCACCACCAGGTCCAAGGCAAGGTCCATGGAAGCAATCTGTGGACAACAGACTGTTAAAAAATTCTGCAGTGTCATCTAGGAAGCCTCCTGTCTCTGGGCAAGGTAACACAGATCAAAAATTGGGAACAAAGAGGAATTCTTCTTCCAAGAGGCAGATTTCGACAAACCCACAGTACCAAGATACATCAGTAGAACGCCTATTGAGGGAGGTGACAAATGAGAAGTTTTGGCATCATCCAG AGGAGACGGAGCTGCAGCGTGTGCCTGGGCATTTTGAGTCTGTTGAAGAGTATGTGAGAGTCCTTGAGCCTTTGCTTTTTGAGGAATGCCGAGCGCAATTGTACAGCACCTATGAGGAGCTTCAGGAGACTATAACAAGGGATGCACATATAATGGTCCGTGTAAAAAATGTTGAAAGACGAGAAAGAG GGTGGTATGATGCCATAGTTCTTCCAGTTCATGATTGCAAATGGAATTTTAAGGAAGGTGATGTTGCAGTTTTGGCATACCCAAGGGCTGGTGCAG CCAGATCTAGTAGGAGAAATAGTTTTGCTGCAAACGAAGATGATATTGAACATGAGGTTAATGGACGTGTTGTGGGTACGGTTAGACGTCATATCCCCATTGACACACGTGACCCCCTTGGAGCAATTCTTCATTTCTTTGTTGGGGATTTGTATGATTCTAGTAG CAGCAGGATGAATGATGATCATATCCTTAGGAAGCTTCAACCCAAGAGTACTTGGTATCTATCTGTCCTTGGATCCCTTGCAACTACTCAGCGTGAATACATTGCACTGCATGCATTTCGCCGTCTTAATTTGCAG ATGCAAGCTGCAATATTGAAGCCTAGTCCAGAACATTTCCCTAAGTATGAAGAGCAGACTCCTGCTATGCCTGATTGTTTTACTCAAAATTTTGTTGATCATCTGCATAGGACGTTTAATGGTCCACAGCTGGCTGCAATTCAGTGGGCTGCTATGCACACTGCTGCAGGTACAAACAGTGGAGCAACAAAGCGGCAAGATCCTTGGCCTTTTACGCTTGTTCAAGGCCCACCAGGCACTGGGAAAACACATACTGTTTGGGGAATGCTTAATGTCATTCATCTCGTCCAGTATCAGCATTACTACACTGCACTTCTCAAGAAACTTGCtccagaaagttataagcaaacAATTGAGAGCAATTCTGAGAGTGTTATTTCAGGATCAATAGATGAAGTCTTGCAGAATATGGACCAAAGTCTCTTACGCACTCTGCCAAAACTTTGTCCTAAACCAAGAATGCTTGTGTGTGCTCCTTCAAATGCTGCCACAGATGAGTTGGTAGCACGTGTTCTCGATCGTGGTTTCATTGATGGAGAAATGAAGGTCTATCGGCCTGATGTTGCTCGTGTTGGAGTAGATTCACAAACCAGGGCTGCACAGGCAGTTTCTGTTGAGCGAAGAACTGAACAGCTTTTGCTGAAGAGCCGTGAAGAAGTAGCTGGCTGGTTGCATCAGTTCAAAGTTCGTGAATCTGCTCTTGCGCAGGAAATACTTTCTCTGCAGCGAGATCTTAgtgttgcagctgctgcaagtcgGTCACAAGGATCTGTTGGTGTGGATCCTGATGTCCTGGCTGCCCGTGACCAGAATCGTGATGTGCTACTTCAGAAGCTTGCTGCAGCTATAGAGAACAGAGACAAAGTTTTGGTTGAGTTGTCACGCCTCGCTATTTTAGAAAGTAAATTTCGTGCTGGAAGTAACTTTAATTTGGAAGATGCTCGGGCCAGCCTTGAAGCAAGTTTTGCCAATGAAGCTGAAATTGTTTTCACAACAGTGTCAAGCAGTGGCCGCAAGATATTCTCTCGCCTTACTCATGGATTTGATATGGTGGTTATTGATGAGGCTGCACAGGCCAGTGAGGTTGCAGTCCTTCCGCCACTCTCACTTGGTGCAGCAAGATGTGTTTTGGTCGGTGATCCGCAGCAACTTCCTGCAACTGTTATAAGTAAAGCTGCTGGAACTTTGCTTTATAGCAGAAGCCTTTTTGAGAGATTTCAACAGGCAGGATGCCCAACTCTGCTATTGTCTGTACAGTACAGGATGCATCCTCAGATCCGTGATTTCCCATCACGATACTTCTATCAAGGACGCTTGACAGACAGTGAGAGCATTGCCAATTTAGCTGATGAAGTTTACTATAAAGATCCTTTATTGCGGCCTTATGTCTTTTATGATATCATGCACGGACGGGAATCCCATAGGGGTGGATCTGTCTCCTACCAGAATGTTCATGAAGCACAATTTTCATTGCGGTTGTATGAAcatcttcagaagtttgtgaaagCAAGTAGTGGAAAAAAGGTCTCTGTTGGGATAATTACGCCATATAAACTTCAGTTGAAGTGTCTTCAACGAGAATTTGAGGAGGTTTTGAACTCAGAGGAGGGGAAGGATATCTatatcaacactatcgatgcatTTCAGGGTCAAGAGCGTGATGTAATAATTATGTCATGTGTCCGGGCCTCAAACCATGGGGTAGGATTTGTTGCTGATATTCGACGCATGAATGTTGCTCTTACTCGTGCTAGGAGGGCGCTTTGG GTGGTTGGCAATGCCAATGCTCTCATTCAGTCAGAGGACTGGGCTGCTCTGATTGCTGATGCTAAATCAAGAGAATGCTTTGTTGACATGGAAAACATCCCCAAGGAATTCTTGGTACTGAAGGGGTCCGCTGCATCTCCTGCAAAGGGTTCCTCGAACAACATGAGGAATTCAAGAACTGGTGGGCAAAGACAACGACATTTGGATATGCTCGCTGGACCCAAGTCTGGAGCACAGTCTGAAGATGAAGACAAGTCAAGCTCTTTTCTGCCAAGAAATGGTGGCTATAGGAATTTAAAATTCAACGCGATATCTTTGGATCTGGGGCATTCAAATGAAAGGTCTCGAGATGGTTCTCATTATGGCGTTACGAGGAGGCAAAATACTTCTGTTGCTTCACGAAAGGAGATATAA